From one Luteipulveratus mongoliensis genomic stretch:
- the rplQ gene encoding 50S ribosomal protein L17 has translation MPTPTKGPRLGGGPAHERLILANLATQLFEHDRITTTEAKAKRLRPLAERLITFAKRGDLHARRRVLTVVRDKGVVHRLFEEVAPDMAERPGGYTRITKIPARKGDNAPMAVIELVREPVNAKPKRAVVAEAEGAAKKAAKSTKDADAAEATEVAPVVDAAETEATDGGFGTDSAAPLADGSAPEGFTVKGNKDSMKYHVEGSRWYDATEAEVWFTTGEAAAAAGFEPAGGEAAQHED, from the coding sequence ATGCCTACCCCCACCAAGGGCCCCCGCCTCGGCGGCGGTCCCGCGCACGAGCGGCTCATCCTGGCCAACCTGGCTACGCAGCTGTTCGAGCACGACCGCATCACCACCACGGAGGCCAAGGCCAAGCGCCTGCGTCCGCTGGCGGAGCGCCTGATCACCTTCGCCAAGCGCGGTGACCTGCACGCCCGTCGTCGAGTGCTCACGGTCGTGCGTGACAAGGGTGTCGTCCACCGCCTCTTCGAGGAGGTCGCACCCGACATGGCCGAGCGTCCGGGCGGCTACACCCGCATCACCAAGATTCCGGCGCGCAAGGGCGACAACGCCCCCATGGCCGTCATCGAGCTGGTGCGCGAGCCGGTCAACGCCAAGCCGAAGCGCGCTGTTGTCGCCGAGGCCGAGGGCGCTGCCAAGAAGGCCGCGAAGTCCACGAAGGACGCTGACGCTGCTGAGGCGACCGAGGTCGCTCCCGTGGTCGACGCGGCCGAGACCGAGGCGACCGACGGTGGCTTCGGCACCGACTCTGCTGCTCCGCTCGCCGACGGCTCCGCTCCGGAGGGCTTCACCGTCAAGGGCAACAAGGACTCGATGAAGTACCACGTCGAAGGTTCGCGCTGGTACGACGCCACCGAGGCCGAGGTCTGGTTCACCACGGGCGAGGCTGCCGCTGCGGCGGGCTTCGAGCCCGCCGGTGGCGAGGCTGCACAGCACGAGGACTGA
- a CDS encoding DNA-directed RNA polymerase subunit alpha has protein sequence MLIAQRPTLSEDVVSESRSRFVIEPLEPGFGYTLGNSLRRTLLSSIPGASVTSIRVDGVQHEFSTIPGVKEDVTEIILNIKGLVVSSEHDEPVVMYLRKQGPGAVTAADIAPPAGVEVHNADLHIATLNDKGKIEMELTVERGRGYVSAQQNKSADNEIGRIPVDSIYSPVLAVTYKVEATRVEQRTDFDKLIVDVETKNSMAPRDAMASAGKTLVELFGLARELNVEAEGIDMGPSPTDAALAADLALPIEDLDLTVRSYNCLKREGIHTVGELVGRSEADLLDIRNFGAKSIDEVKDKLREMGLQLKDSPPGFDASAIADRYEDDDLSTTGEAEDNSFAEDEQY, from the coding sequence GTGCTTATCGCACAGCGCCCCACCCTGTCCGAGGACGTGGTCTCCGAGAGCCGCTCGCGGTTCGTCATCGAGCCGCTGGAGCCGGGCTTCGGCTACACCCTCGGCAACTCCCTCCGCCGCACGCTCCTCTCCTCGATCCCGGGTGCCTCGGTCACGAGCATCCGCGTCGACGGTGTGCAGCACGAGTTCTCCACGATCCCTGGGGTCAAGGAGGACGTCACCGAGATCATCCTCAACATCAAGGGTCTGGTCGTCTCCTCGGAGCACGACGAGCCCGTCGTGATGTACCTGCGCAAGCAGGGCCCGGGTGCCGTCACCGCTGCTGACATCGCGCCCCCGGCCGGTGTCGAGGTGCACAACGCCGACCTGCACATCGCGACCCTGAACGACAAGGGCAAGATCGAGATGGAGCTGACCGTCGAGCGCGGTCGCGGCTACGTCTCGGCGCAGCAGAACAAGTCGGCCGACAACGAGATCGGCCGCATCCCGGTCGACTCGATCTACTCGCCCGTGCTGGCCGTGACCTACAAGGTCGAGGCCACCCGTGTCGAGCAGCGCACCGACTTCGACAAGCTGATCGTCGACGTCGAGACCAAGAACTCCATGGCGCCGCGTGACGCGATGGCTTCTGCCGGCAAGACGCTGGTCGAGCTGTTCGGTCTGGCCCGTGAGCTCAACGTCGAGGCCGAGGGCATCGACATGGGCCCGTCGCCGACCGACGCTGCGCTGGCGGCCGACCTGGCGCTGCCGATTGAGGACCTGGACCTGACGGTCCGCTCCTACAACTGCCTCAAGCGCGAGGGCATCCACACCGTGGGTGAGCTCGTGGGCCGCAGCGAGGCCGACCTGCTCGACATCCGCAACTTCGGTGCGAAGTCGATCGACGAGGTCAAGGACAAGCTGCGCGAGATGGGTCTGCAGCTCAAGGACAGCCCGCCCGGGTTCGACGCGAGCGCCATTGCGGACCGTTACGAGGACGACGACCTGTCCACCACCGGTGAGGCTGAGGACAACAGCTTCGCCGAGGACGAGCAGTACTGA
- the rpsD gene encoding 30S ribosomal protein S4, whose amino-acid sequence MARYTGPITKKSRRLKTDLVGGDKNFEMRPFPPGQHGRGRIQEKEYLTQLQEKQKARFTYGVMEKQFVRYYKEAARRPGKTGSNLLVILETRLDNVIYRAGLARTRRASRQMVSHGHFEVNGKRVDVPSYRVEQYDIITVREKSREAFPIQLARETFGERPLPAWLHVSEGTLQVLVHSVPVREQIDSQLTEQLIVELYSKN is encoded by the coding sequence ATGGCCCGTTACACCGGCCCCATCACCAAGAAGTCGCGCCGCCTCAAGACCGACCTCGTCGGTGGCGACAAGAACTTCGAGATGCGCCCCTTCCCGCCCGGCCAGCACGGCCGCGGTCGCATTCAGGAGAAGGAGTACCTGACGCAGCTGCAGGAGAAGCAGAAGGCTCGCTTCACCTATGGCGTCATGGAGAAGCAGTTCGTTCGCTACTACAAGGAGGCGGCTCGCCGCCCCGGCAAGACCGGTAGCAACCTGCTCGTCATCCTCGAGACCCGCCTGGACAACGTGATCTACCGCGCCGGTCTGGCCCGCACCCGTCGTGCGTCGCGCCAGATGGTCAGCCACGGTCACTTCGAGGTCAACGGCAAGCGCGTTGACGTCCCGTCCTACCGCGTCGAGCAGTACGACATCATCACGGTTCGCGAGAAGTCCCGCGAGGCCTTCCCGATCCAGCTGGCGCGCGAGACGTTCGGCGAGCGTCCGCTCCCCGCATGGCTGCACGTGTCCGAGGGCACCCTCCAGGTGCTGGTGCACTCGGTGCCGGTGCGTGAGCAGATCGACAGCCAGCTCACCGAGCAGCTGATCGTGGAGCTGTACTCCAAGAACTAG
- the rpsK gene encoding 30S ribosomal protein S11, with protein MPPKSRTAPGAKKVRRKEKKNIAVGNVYIRSTFNNTIVSITDPHGAVISWASAGQVGFKGSRKSTPFAAQMAAEAAARRALEHGMRKVDVFVKGPGSGRETAIRSLAATGLEVGAISDVTPQPHNGVRQPKRKRG; from the coding sequence ATGCCTCCCAAGAGCCGTACAGCTCCGGGCGCCAAGAAGGTGCGCCGCAAGGAGAAGAAGAACATTGCCGTGGGCAATGTCTACATTCGCAGCACGTTCAACAACACCATCGTGTCGATCACCGATCCGCACGGCGCAGTGATCTCGTGGGCCTCGGCCGGCCAGGTCGGATTCAAGGGCTCGCGCAAGTCCACCCCGTTCGCGGCGCAGATGGCCGCTGAGGCTGCCGCCCGCCGCGCGCTCGAGCACGGTATGCGCAAGGTCGACGTCTTCGTCAAGGGTCCGGGTTCTGGTCGCGAGACCGCCATCCGTTCCCTGGCCGCGACCGGCCTCGAGGTCGGCGCGATCAGCGACGTCACGCCGCAGCCGCACAACGGTGTCCGCCAGCCCAAGCGCAAGCGCGGCTGA
- the rpsM gene encoding 30S ribosomal protein S13, translating to MARLVGVDLPREKRVEIALTYIFGVGRTRSQETLAATGVSPDTRVRDLTEEDLVKLRDHLEASFRLEGDLRREVASDIRRKVEIGSYQGLRHRRGLPVHGQRTKTNARTRKGPKRTVAGKKKAGK from the coding sequence ATGGCACGTCTCGTTGGTGTCGATCTTCCGCGTGAGAAGCGCGTCGAGATCGCCCTTACCTACATCTTCGGAGTGGGTCGTACCCGCTCCCAGGAGACCCTGGCCGCGACCGGTGTCAGCCCCGACACCCGCGTTCGTGACCTGACCGAGGAAGACCTCGTCAAGCTGCGCGACCACCTGGAGGCGTCTTTCCGCCTCGAGGGTGACCTGCGTCGTGAGGTCGCTTCCGACATCCGCCGCAAGGTTGAGATCGGCAGCTACCAGGGCCTGCGCCACCGTCGTGGTCTGCCCGTCCACGGTCAGCGCACCAAGACCAACGCGCGTACCCGTAAGGGTCCCAAGCGCACCGTCGCCGGCAAGAAGAAGGCCGGTAAGTAG
- the rpmJ gene encoding 50S ribosomal protein L36: MKVQPSVKKICDKCKVIRRNGRVMVICENLRHKQRQG; the protein is encoded by the coding sequence ATGAAGGTCCAGCCGAGCGTCAAGAAGATCTGCGACAAGTGCAAGGTGATCCGCCGCAACGGTCGGGTCATGGTGATCTGCGAGAACCTGCGCCACAAGCAGCGCCAGGGCTGA
- the infA gene encoding translation initiation factor IF-1, with the protein MAKKDGVIEIEGTIVEALPNAMFRVELTNGHKVLAHISGKMRQHYIRILPEDRVVVELSPYDLTRGRIVFRYR; encoded by the coding sequence ATGGCCAAGAAGGACGGTGTCATCGAGATCGAGGGCACGATCGTGGAGGCTCTCCCGAACGCAATGTTCCGGGTGGAGCTGACGAACGGTCACAAGGTGCTCGCTCACATCTCAGGGAAGATGCGTCAGCACTACATCCGGATCCTTCCTGAGGACCGAGTAGTCGTTGAGCTCAGCCCGTATGACCTGACCCGCGGCCGTATCGTCTTCCGCTACCGCTGA
- a CDS encoding sensor histidine kinase has protein sequence MNRDELTLSWVVRVWRADAASRPRLSREDRLRDLLIAAGFVITVSALGTSHGGEIWSAVRSNGHGFEAHGLDTASTFALAVLCGVALAVRRSHPRAALLWVWGSLAVAYVEHWPVGVPTVAALTIVVYAIARLTNRGLSLWAAATSALLPLLVFASGQWSNGFGSTEGNPKYYVSLPVIAAGLLLAWWVGDAARVRNDQQLAVDALTDRQRIAREMHDVVAHGLSVMIVQADGARYLAESEPQVAVDALTTISQSGRRSMTEMRRLLGLLREDSDVTLTAPQPGLAELPALIEDFAASGLPVELDLPQGVPHLPELTALTAYRLVQESLTNVVKHAGTAAHARVALATYADRLSLEVVDDGVGGPPSGDGLGLRGMKERVALVGGDVVAGPRPTGGWRVTALLPLALPGELAAKAS, from the coding sequence ATGAACCGCGACGAGCTCACGTTGTCCTGGGTGGTCCGGGTGTGGCGAGCTGATGCTGCGTCGCGTCCGAGACTTTCACGCGAAGACCGGCTGCGCGATCTGCTCATCGCCGCCGGCTTCGTCATCACGGTGTCCGCCCTTGGCACGAGCCATGGCGGTGAGATCTGGTCGGCGGTCCGATCGAACGGACACGGGTTCGAGGCACATGGCCTCGACACCGCCTCGACCTTCGCACTCGCCGTGCTCTGCGGCGTCGCGCTGGCCGTTCGCCGCTCACATCCGCGGGCCGCATTGCTGTGGGTGTGGGGCTCGCTCGCGGTCGCCTACGTCGAGCACTGGCCGGTCGGGGTGCCGACTGTCGCAGCCCTCACTATCGTCGTGTACGCGATCGCTCGGCTCACGAACCGGGGGTTGAGTCTCTGGGCAGCGGCGACCTCGGCGTTGCTCCCCCTCCTCGTCTTCGCATCCGGCCAGTGGTCGAACGGGTTCGGCAGCACCGAGGGCAACCCGAAGTACTACGTCAGCCTGCCGGTCATCGCAGCCGGTCTGCTCCTGGCCTGGTGGGTCGGAGACGCGGCGCGCGTCCGGAACGACCAGCAGCTCGCGGTCGACGCGCTCACCGACCGCCAGCGGATCGCCCGCGAGATGCACGACGTGGTCGCGCACGGCCTGTCCGTCATGATCGTCCAGGCCGACGGCGCCCGCTACCTCGCCGAGTCAGAACCGCAGGTGGCCGTCGACGCGCTGACGACGATCTCCCAGTCCGGCCGGCGCTCCATGACCGAGATGCGGCGCCTCCTCGGCCTGCTGCGGGAGGACTCCGATGTCACCCTCACGGCTCCCCAACCGGGTCTGGCCGAGCTGCCTGCGCTGATCGAGGACTTCGCTGCCTCCGGGCTCCCGGTCGAGCTCGATCTCCCCCAGGGCGTACCGCACCTTCCCGAGCTCACTGCACTCACTGCCTACCGACTGGTGCAGGAATCCCTCACCAACGTGGTCAAGCACGCCGGGACCGCGGCGCACGCCCGCGTCGCCCTCGCGACGTACGCCGACCGGCTCAGCCTCGAAGTCGTCGACGACGGGGTCGGCGGGCCGCCGTCGGGTGACGGGCTGGGTCTGCGCGGCATGAAGGAGCGGGTCGCTCTCGTCGGCGGCGACGTGGTCGCGGGACCGCGACCGACGGGTGGCTGGCGGGTCACCGCGCTCTTGCCTCTAGCCCTCCCGGGAGAGCTGGCTGCGAAGGCGTCATGA
- a CDS encoding response regulator, producing MTEPIRVLVVDDQPLVREGFSMLVRSQADMLAVGQASDGLAAVELTRQLGPDVVLMDVRMPGIDGVEATRRVVDAQLPSRVLILTTFDLDEHAFGALRAGASGFLLKDAEPDALLDAIRTVHSGHAVVAPSTTARLLDTYLRPSQDSPVPDATGTRAAAGLTDRERQVWVAIARGLSNAEIAAELWVSETTVKTHVGRILAKTGARDRVGLVILAYDAGAVSA from the coding sequence ATGACCGAACCGATCCGGGTCCTCGTCGTCGATGACCAGCCACTCGTACGCGAAGGGTTCTCGATGCTGGTGCGCTCGCAGGCCGACATGCTCGCCGTCGGTCAGGCGAGCGACGGGCTGGCCGCAGTAGAGCTGACGCGACAGCTGGGTCCGGACGTCGTACTCATGGACGTACGGATGCCCGGCATCGATGGGGTCGAGGCGACGCGCCGCGTGGTCGACGCTCAGCTCCCCTCACGCGTGCTGATCCTGACCACCTTCGACCTGGACGAGCACGCCTTCGGCGCGCTCCGGGCAGGCGCGAGCGGTTTCCTGCTGAAGGACGCCGAGCCCGATGCGCTGCTGGATGCCATCCGTACGGTGCACTCGGGTCACGCCGTTGTCGCACCGAGCACTACCGCGCGCCTGCTCGACACCTACCTGCGGCCATCGCAGGACTCGCCGGTCCCTGATGCGACCGGCACCCGGGCAGCGGCCGGTCTGACCGACCGGGAGCGCCAGGTCTGGGTCGCGATCGCCCGAGGGCTCAGCAATGCCGAGATCGCGGCGGAGCTGTGGGTGTCCGAGACCACGGTCAAGACGCACGTCGGACGGATCCTGGCCAAGACCGGAGCCCGGGATCGGGTGGGCCTGGTCATCCTCGCCTACGACGCCGGAGCCGTCTCTGCCTGA